The following coding sequences are from one Streptomyces angustmyceticus window:
- a CDS encoding helix-turn-helix transcriptional regulator, with product MLTGVETRSVSPVFVGRAAELAVLGDALARVTASGEPQALLIGGEAGVGKTRLIEEFGESARARGALVAFGGCIEIGSEGLPFAPFSAILHTLNWHLRDELAAAVAGQEGELSRILPELGETPGEAHDEEIGRARLFELTARLLERLAAHRTLVIVVEDLHWADRSTRELFAYLLRSLHDAGVLLVATYRSDDIHRRHPLRPFLAEIDRMRTVRRVELARFNREEVRSQIAGIRGSDPGEDTVDRVFRRSEGNAFFVEELARSLADGALHGLSDPLRDLLLVRVEALPEDAQRVVRTAAEAGSTVEHELLSAVCRMPEDDLIEALRSAVGSNTLVPTQDGTGYRFRHALVREAVVDDLLPGERTRLNRRYAEALEANPSLVRADVCAARLASYWYKSHDAAKALPAVLAASVQARRRHAYAEQLRLLDRALELWDDAPTEVRQGVRPVDYAEAYPACGCHDGDALRFLDLLAEIAVAARLSGDNERAFTIVKRALRSLRGESDPLRTAWFLVQRSRLCQGTGRGNGWEDLGAAQELMHGLPPSSVHAEVLAAVASWAILHDPGPGTFATAERAVELAELVGDEEAELNSRLTLAGLRVDSGEVDAGLDDFRTSLGRAVDRGYFAVIARGHVNFPSALEGVGRSREAVEVTEQGVELTTRYGLKDSTSWVLGNRAESLQSLGRWEEAGRAADDARRLAQSPRALALAASRRTGLALDQGDFAGAETELAVAQEHYGTHDPQPQHALVMARHALRIAAHQGRVLDVRSVLQQVLDAGFPPGTQRYAWPLLWSATTAEADARGLPAAGPGRDAVLARIRDAARKLPRICPVWAAHALALDAELRRAEGRETPDAWAGVVTAFEPLDRPHELARACYRWAESLLHGGERATLGLQGRTPREAAVLLLTRAYTAAAAMGARPLAGELALLAQRARIPLPCPPPQGEAAPATGGAAPADPSPAGAVPAESLGLTPRERDVLRLVADGRSNRQIADALFISPKTASVHVSHILAKLGVSGRGEAGAMAHRLRLFGEPVPGQDPVGTP from the coding sequence ATGCTCACCGGCGTGGAGACCAGGTCCGTCAGTCCCGTGTTCGTCGGCCGCGCGGCCGAACTCGCCGTGCTGGGGGACGCGCTCGCCCGTGTCACGGCGTCCGGCGAGCCCCAGGCCCTGCTGATCGGCGGCGAGGCCGGAGTCGGAAAGACCCGCCTCATCGAGGAGTTCGGCGAGTCCGCCCGCGCCCGCGGCGCCCTCGTCGCGTTCGGCGGCTGCATCGAGATCGGCTCCGAGGGCCTGCCCTTCGCGCCGTTCTCCGCGATCCTGCACACCCTCAACTGGCATCTGCGCGACGAGCTGGCCGCCGCTGTCGCCGGCCAGGAGGGCGAACTCTCCCGCATCCTGCCCGAATTGGGGGAGACCCCCGGCGAGGCGCACGACGAGGAGATCGGCCGCGCCCGCCTCTTCGAGCTGACCGCCCGCCTCCTGGAGCGGCTCGCCGCCCACCGCACCCTCGTCATCGTCGTCGAGGACCTCCACTGGGCCGACCGCTCCACCCGCGAGCTGTTCGCCTACCTCCTGCGCTCCCTGCACGACGCGGGCGTCCTCCTGGTCGCGACCTACCGCTCGGACGACATCCACCGCCGCCACCCGCTGCGCCCCTTCCTCGCCGAGATCGACCGGATGCGCACGGTCCGCCGCGTCGAACTCGCCCGCTTCAACCGCGAGGAAGTCCGCTCCCAGATCGCCGGCATCCGCGGCAGCGACCCCGGGGAGGACACCGTCGACCGGGTCTTCCGGCGCTCCGAGGGCAACGCCTTCTTCGTCGAGGAGCTGGCCCGCTCCCTCGCCGACGGCGCGCTGCACGGCCTCAGCGACCCGCTGCGCGATCTGCTGCTGGTGCGCGTCGAGGCCCTCCCCGAGGACGCCCAGCGGGTGGTGCGCACCGCCGCCGAGGCAGGCTCCACGGTCGAGCACGAACTCCTCTCCGCCGTCTGCCGGATGCCCGAGGACGACCTCATCGAGGCGCTGCGGTCCGCCGTCGGCAGCAACACCCTCGTGCCCACCCAGGACGGCACGGGCTACCGCTTCCGGCACGCCCTCGTCCGCGAGGCCGTCGTCGACGACCTGCTGCCCGGCGAGCGCACCCGCCTCAACCGCCGCTACGCCGAGGCCCTGGAGGCCAACCCCTCGCTCGTCCGCGCCGACGTCTGCGCCGCCCGGCTCGCCAGCTACTGGTACAAGTCCCATGACGCCGCCAAGGCGCTGCCCGCCGTCCTCGCCGCCTCCGTCCAGGCCCGCCGCCGCCACGCCTACGCCGAACAACTGCGGCTGCTGGACCGGGCCCTGGAGCTGTGGGACGACGCGCCCACGGAGGTCCGCCAGGGCGTGCGCCCGGTCGACTACGCCGAGGCGTACCCGGCCTGCGGCTGCCACGACGGCGACGCCCTGCGCTTCCTCGACCTGCTCGCCGAGATCGCGGTGGCCGCCCGGCTCTCCGGCGACAACGAACGCGCCTTCACGATCGTCAAGCGCGCCCTGCGGTCGCTGCGCGGCGAGAGCGACCCCCTGCGCACGGCCTGGTTCCTGGTGCAGCGCTCCCGGCTCTGCCAGGGCACCGGCCGCGGCAACGGCTGGGAGGACCTGGGCGCCGCACAGGAGCTGATGCACGGCCTGCCGCCGTCCTCCGTGCACGCCGAGGTGCTCGCCGCCGTCGCCAGCTGGGCGATCCTGCACGACCCGGGCCCCGGCACCTTCGCCACGGCCGAACGCGCCGTGGAGCTGGCCGAGTTGGTGGGCGACGAGGAGGCCGAGCTCAATTCCCGGCTGACCCTGGCGGGACTGCGGGTCGACTCCGGGGAGGTCGACGCGGGCCTCGACGACTTCCGCACCAGCCTCGGCCGCGCCGTCGACCGCGGCTACTTCGCCGTCATCGCCCGCGGCCACGTCAACTTCCCGTCCGCCCTGGAAGGCGTCGGCCGCTCCCGCGAGGCCGTCGAGGTCACCGAGCAGGGCGTCGAACTCACCACCCGCTACGGCCTCAAGGACAGCACCAGCTGGGTCCTGGGCAACCGCGCCGAGTCCCTGCAGTCGCTGGGCCGCTGGGAGGAGGCGGGCCGGGCCGCCGACGACGCCCGCCGCCTCGCCCAGAGCCCCCGCGCCCTCGCGCTGGCCGCCAGCCGCCGCACCGGCCTCGCCCTGGACCAGGGCGACTTCGCCGGCGCCGAAACCGAACTGGCCGTCGCCCAGGAGCACTACGGCACCCACGACCCGCAGCCGCAGCACGCCCTCGTCATGGCGCGGCACGCCCTGCGGATCGCCGCCCACCAGGGCCGCGTCCTCGACGTCCGCAGCGTCCTCCAGCAGGTCCTGGACGCCGGCTTCCCTCCCGGCACCCAGCGCTACGCCTGGCCGCTGCTCTGGTCGGCCACCACCGCCGAGGCCGACGCCCGCGGCCTGCCCGCCGCCGGTCCCGGCCGGGACGCGGTCCTCGCCCGCATCCGGGACGCCGCCAGGAAGCTGCCCCGGATCTGCCCCGTCTGGGCGGCCCACGCCCTCGCGCTCGACGCCGAACTCCGCCGCGCCGAGGGCCGCGAGACCCCCGACGCCTGGGCCGGGGTGGTCACCGCCTTCGAGCCCCTCGACCGCCCGCACGAACTCGCCCGCGCCTGCTACCGCTGGGCGGAGTCCCTCCTGCACGGCGGCGAGCGGGCCACCCTCGGCCTGCAGGGCCGCACCCCGCGCGAGGCCGCCGTGCTCCTGCTCACCCGGGCGTACACCGCCGCCGCGGCGATGGGCGCCCGCCCGCTCGCCGGGGAACTCGCGCTCCTCGCCCAGCGCGCCCGCATCCCGCTGCCCTGCCCGCCGCCGCAGGGCGAGGCGGCGCCGGCGACCGGCGGCGCCGCACCCGCGGACCCCTCACCCGCCGGCGCCGTCCCCGCCGAATCCCTCGGCCTGACGCCCCGTGAACGCGATGTCCTCCGCCTGGTCGCGGACGGGCGCAGCAACCGCCAGATAGCCGACGCCCTCTTCATCTCCCCGAAGACCGCCAGCGTCCATGTCTCCCACATCCTGGCCAAGCTGGGCGTCTCCGGCCGCGGCGAGGCGGGCGCGATGGCACACCGCCTGCGCCTGTTCGGCGAGCCGGTACCGGGCCAGGACCCGGTCGGGACGCCCTGA
- a CDS encoding MMPL family transporter, translating to MTALARWCLRRRIVVIALWLAALAGVAAAAGVMGPAYSNNYEVPGTESGRAAALLDRAFPGQSGDSDSIVWHTDSGTVRSAAVRRTMTRTLDKVAALPGVAEVHGPYGKRGAGPSDDPDARRISGDGHTAYASVVFDRATDDLDPAQVGTVVDTARAASGPGLQVELGGAGIALTEAPRAQLPELIGLGAAAVVLFLAFGSLAATLLPIVTALAAVGTASAGITLLGHVMTVADFAPMLGMLIGLGVGIDYALFIVTRHRKGLRAGLPVAEAAVRAVTVSGRAVVFAGATVCIALLGMLVLRLSFLNGVALAASLTVVLTVAAAVTLLPALLGLIGTRALGRRERRRLAERGPRPERPAGIAARWSGFVERHPKLLGTAAAALMTVLALPTLGLHLGTSDQGNNPASSTTRRAYDLLAGDGHGSGFGPGSNGPLTLVATLEGPQDRIAFGKLPQRLRETPGIARAGAPEYDGGHRTGVITVVPTTSPQSRQTSDLVTRLRADVLPAARGDGTLRVRVGGITASYDDFASVIVGKLPLFIGVVVALGSVLLLLAFRSIGIPLKAALMNVAAVASSFGIVVAVFQWGWGSELLGLGSAGPVEPFLPVIMVSVLFGLSMDYQVFLVSRMYEEWQLTRDNRRAVRVGLTETSRVINSAAVIMIAVFAAFVLSGDRTIAMFGIGLACAVALDAFVLRTLLVPALMHLLGGANWWLPSWLDRWLPRISIEPPPEPGTAAPPGPRGGEKPLVKA from the coding sequence GTGACCGCTCTGGCTCGGTGGTGTCTCAGGCGCCGCATCGTGGTGATCGCCCTCTGGCTGGCCGCCCTCGCGGGCGTCGCCGCCGCCGCGGGGGTCATGGGACCGGCGTACTCCAACAACTACGAGGTGCCGGGGACCGAATCCGGGCGGGCCGCCGCCCTGCTGGACCGGGCCTTCCCCGGGCAGTCCGGGGACAGCGACAGCATCGTGTGGCACACGGACTCCGGAACGGTACGCTCCGCCGCGGTCCGCAGGACCATGACACGCACCCTGGACAAGGTCGCCGCGCTGCCCGGCGTCGCCGAGGTGCACGGCCCCTACGGCAAGCGGGGCGCAGGCCCGTCCGACGACCCGGACGCCCGGCGGATCAGCGGGGACGGGCACACCGCCTACGCCTCCGTGGTCTTCGACCGGGCCACCGACGACCTGGACCCCGCCCAGGTCGGCACGGTCGTCGACACCGCGCGGGCCGCGTCGGGCCCCGGCCTCCAGGTCGAACTCGGCGGCGCGGGGATCGCGCTGACCGAGGCGCCGCGCGCCCAGCTCCCGGAACTCATCGGACTCGGCGCCGCGGCCGTGGTGCTCTTCCTCGCCTTCGGGTCGCTCGCCGCGACCCTGCTGCCGATCGTCACCGCGCTGGCCGCCGTGGGCACCGCCTCGGCCGGCATCACCCTGCTCGGCCACGTCATGACCGTCGCCGACTTCGCCCCGATGCTCGGCATGCTGATCGGTCTCGGCGTCGGCATCGACTACGCGCTGTTCATCGTCACCCGGCACCGCAAGGGGCTGCGGGCCGGGCTGCCGGTCGCCGAGGCCGCCGTCCGCGCCGTCACGGTGTCCGGGCGCGCGGTCGTCTTCGCCGGGGCCACCGTCTGCATCGCGCTGCTGGGCATGCTGGTCCTGCGGCTGAGCTTCCTCAACGGCGTCGCCCTCGCCGCCTCGCTGACCGTCGTCCTGACCGTGGCCGCCGCCGTCACCCTGCTGCCGGCGCTGCTCGGGCTGATCGGGACGCGGGCGCTCGGCCGGAGGGAGCGCCGTCGGCTGGCCGAGCGGGGACCGCGGCCCGAGCGGCCCGCCGGCATCGCCGCCCGCTGGTCCGGCTTCGTCGAGCGCCACCCCAAGCTCCTGGGAACGGCCGCCGCGGCCCTGATGACCGTCCTCGCGCTCCCCACCCTCGGACTGCATCTGGGCACCTCCGACCAGGGCAACAACCCCGCCTCCTCGACCACCCGCAGGGCCTACGACCTGCTGGCGGGCGACGGACACGGCAGCGGTTTCGGCCCCGGGTCCAACGGGCCGCTGACCCTCGTCGCCACCCTGGAAGGACCCCAGGACCGGATCGCCTTCGGCAAGCTGCCGCAACGGCTGCGGGAGACACCCGGCATCGCCCGGGCCGGCGCGCCCGAGTACGACGGCGGCCACCGCACCGGCGTGATCACCGTCGTCCCCACCACCTCCCCGCAGTCCCGGCAGACCTCCGACCTGGTCACCCGCCTGCGCGCCGACGTGCTGCCCGCGGCGCGGGGGGACGGCACGCTGCGGGTGCGGGTCGGCGGCATCACCGCGAGCTACGACGACTTCGCGTCCGTCATCGTCGGCAAGCTGCCGCTCTTCATCGGCGTCGTCGTCGCGCTCGGCTCGGTCCTGCTGCTGCTCGCCTTCCGCAGCATCGGCATCCCCCTCAAGGCCGCGCTGATGAACGTCGCGGCCGTCGCCTCGTCCTTCGGGATCGTCGTCGCCGTCTTCCAGTGGGGCTGGGGCAGCGAACTGCTGGGCCTGGGCAGCGCCGGCCCGGTCGAACCGTTCCTGCCGGTCATCATGGTCTCGGTGCTCTTCGGCCTGTCCATGGACTACCAGGTGTTCCTGGTCTCGCGGATGTACGAGGAGTGGCAGCTGACCCGCGACAACCGCCGGGCGGTACGGGTCGGCCTGACCGAGACCAGCCGGGTGATCAACTCGGCGGCGGTCATCATGATCGCGGTGTTCGCGGCCTTCGTCCTCAGCGGCGACCGGACCATCGCGATGTTCGGCATCGGCCTGGCCTGCGCCGTCGCCCTGGACGCCTTCGTGCTCCGCACGCTGTTGGTGCCCGCCCTGATGCATCTGCTGGGCGGCGCCAACTGGTGGCTGCCGTCCTGGCTCGACCGGTGGCTGCCCCGGATCAGTATCGAGCCGCCGCCGGAGCCCGGCACGGCGGCGCCGCCCGGACCGCGAGGCGGGGAGAAACCGCTGGTGAAGGCGTAG
- a CDS encoding lasso RiPP family leader peptide-containing protein, which produces MNEHAEQAQAPTEYVPPTLVEVGEFTEDTLGNWHGTSPDWFFNYYW; this is translated from the coding sequence ATGAACGAGCACGCCGAGCAGGCGCAAGCACCCACGGAGTACGTCCCGCCGACGCTGGTCGAGGTCGGCGAGTTCACCGAGGACACATTGGGCAACTGGCACGGCACGTCGCCCGACTGGTTCTTCAACTACTACTGGTAG
- a CDS encoding lasso peptide isopeptide bond-forming cyclase — MVLPDTADGAAVRALLPFADAQVVPHASGRPWLVGRWPHDQVTVAAAGPARLAVIGPCPVTADRLARLAAGVSRLPDVDRVVPSLRGSCHLVASVDGRVRFQGSLSGLRRVFHTRVNGVRIAADRSDVLAAAAGSGVDEEALALRVACGLQVPYPANARSAWSGVATLAPDTCLQWDGDRDREVRWWQPPPRDRSFEEGAQGVRDALTAVLEQRPPSEGRLSADLSGGLDSTSLSFLAARRTPELLTFRWGEAEAGNDDAAYAGLAAGLLDRAEHLVVPQDELPGIFADPAVAAATEEPLSLTRATARIRRSARLLAGHGSRRHLAGHGGDELFSPLPGYLHTLMRRHPLTALRHVRAYCALTRWPLRATLAEIANPGTCTGWWREQAEELTAPRPPQRRPTLGWGLGAMRAAPWTTARGVELARAALRRAAEEARPLADDLATHTTLLVVRSNTFGYRLLAGLYAEAGVRLDMPYLDDTVLDAVLRVPAHEHAGPWRYKPLLAAAMRDIVPDAVRTRSTKGEFGEDIRRGLRRNLPAVLDVCADSELAARGLIDPAELRRRLALPQPDNTTPQALENLLGCETWLRAATGRGPTAPHDDRTPHTDGTPDRNSAPHSDGTAPRKV; from the coding sequence GTGGTCCTGCCCGACACCGCCGACGGCGCGGCGGTCCGGGCGCTGTTGCCGTTCGCGGACGCCCAGGTGGTCCCGCACGCCTCCGGGCGGCCGTGGCTGGTCGGCCGGTGGCCCCACGACCAGGTGACGGTGGCCGCGGCGGGCCCGGCGCGGCTCGCCGTGATCGGCCCGTGCCCGGTCACCGCGGACCGGCTGGCGCGCCTCGCCGCCGGCGTCTCGCGGCTGCCGGACGTGGACCGGGTCGTCCCCTCCCTGCGGGGGTCCTGCCACCTGGTGGCCTCGGTGGACGGCAGGGTCCGGTTCCAGGGCAGCCTCTCCGGGCTGCGCCGCGTCTTCCACACCCGGGTGAACGGGGTGCGCATCGCCGCCGACCGGTCCGATGTGCTCGCGGCGGCGGCCGGGAGCGGGGTGGACGAGGAGGCGCTGGCGCTGCGCGTGGCCTGCGGCCTCCAGGTGCCCTACCCGGCGAACGCGCGCAGCGCCTGGTCGGGCGTCGCCACCCTCGCCCCGGACACCTGCCTGCAGTGGGACGGCGACCGCGACCGGGAGGTGCGGTGGTGGCAACCCCCGCCCCGGGACCGGTCGTTCGAGGAGGGGGCGCAGGGCGTACGGGACGCGCTGACCGCCGTACTGGAGCAACGGCCGCCCTCCGAGGGCCGGTTGAGCGCCGACCTCTCCGGCGGACTGGACTCCACCTCGCTGAGCTTCCTGGCGGCGCGCCGCACCCCCGAGCTGCTGACCTTCCGCTGGGGCGAGGCCGAGGCCGGCAACGACGACGCGGCCTACGCGGGACTCGCGGCGGGGCTGCTCGACCGCGCCGAGCACCTGGTCGTGCCGCAGGACGAACTCCCCGGGATCTTCGCCGATCCCGCCGTCGCGGCCGCCACCGAGGAGCCGCTGTCGCTGACCCGGGCGACGGCCCGCATCCGCCGGAGCGCCCGGCTGCTCGCCGGCCACGGCTCCCGCCGGCACCTGGCCGGACACGGGGGCGACGAACTGTTCTCCCCCCTGCCCGGCTATCTCCATACGCTGATGCGCCGCCACCCGCTGACCGCTCTGCGGCACGTACGGGCCTACTGCGCGCTGACCCGCTGGCCGCTGCGGGCGACGCTCGCCGAGATCGCGAACCCCGGTACCTGCACCGGGTGGTGGCGGGAGCAGGCCGAGGAGCTGACCGCGCCCCGCCCGCCCCAGCGGCGCCCGACGCTGGGCTGGGGCCTGGGAGCGATGCGCGCGGCGCCCTGGACGACCGCCCGGGGCGTCGAGCTGGCCCGCGCGGCACTGCGCCGCGCCGCCGAGGAGGCACGGCCCCTCGCCGACGACCTCGCCACCCACACGACGCTCCTCGTGGTCCGCTCGAACACCTTCGGATACCGGCTGCTGGCGGGCCTGTACGCCGAGGCGGGCGTGCGGCTGGACATGCCGTACCTCGACGACACCGTGCTCGACGCCGTGCTGCGCGTACCGGCCCACGAGCACGCCGGGCCCTGGCGCTACAAGCCCCTGCTGGCCGCGGCGATGCGGGACATCGTGCCCGACGCGGTCCGCACGCGGTCCACCAAGGGCGAGTTCGGCGAGGACATCCGCAGGGGCCTGCGCCGCAACCTGCCCGCCGTCCTGGACGTGTGCGCCGACTCCGAGCTGGCGGCCCGCGGCCTGATCGACCCCGCCGAACTCCGCCGCCGGCTGGCCCTCCCCCAGCCGGACAACACGACGCCCCAGGCCCTGGAGAACCTGCTCGGCTGCGAGACCTGGCTGCGCGCCGCCACCGGCCGCGGCCCCACCGCCCCGCACGACGACCGCACCCCGCACACCGACGGCACCCCTGACCGGAACAGCGCCCCGCACAGCGACGGCACCGCCCCACGGAAGGTCTGA
- a CDS encoding lasso peptide biosynthesis PqqD family chaperone, whose protein sequence is MRLHSDVSMTDTDDGTVLLHQRTGRYWQLNPTGSRVLHQLLAGDTPETVAAGLAASYGLDPQRAADDVGAVIGQLRAADLTVAS, encoded by the coding sequence ATGCGGCTCCACTCCGACGTCTCCATGACGGACACCGACGACGGCACGGTCCTGCTGCACCAGCGCACCGGCCGCTACTGGCAGCTCAACCCCACCGGCAGCCGGGTGCTGCACCAACTGCTGGCCGGTGACACCCCCGAGACCGTCGCCGCCGGACTGGCCGCCTCCTACGGCCTCGACCCGCAGCGGGCCGCGGACGACGTCGGCGCGGTGATCGGGCAACTGCGCGCCGCCGACCTCACGGTGGCGTCATGA
- a CDS encoding lasso peptide biosynthesis B2 protein codes for MSQSMTLAERPRLPLRHRLLPLLAVGAARPLARLKPARLRAVLERARRGAAPAGAEQARAARAQVVAVSLRCAGQNCLQRSLATALLCRARGVWPTWCTGVRTHPFAAHAWVEADGRLIGEPHPPGYYKPLLTVPPEEAAVR; via the coding sequence ATGAGCCAGTCGATGACCCTGGCCGAGCGGCCCCGGCTGCCGCTGCGCCACCGGCTCCTGCCGCTGCTCGCCGTCGGCGCCGCCCGGCCGCTCGCCCGCCTCAAGCCCGCCCGGCTGCGGGCCGTCCTGGAACGCGCCCGCCGCGGTGCGGCACCGGCCGGCGCCGAGCAGGCCCGCGCCGCACGCGCCCAGGTGGTGGCCGTGAGCCTGCGCTGCGCGGGCCAAAACTGTCTGCAGCGCTCCCTGGCCACCGCGCTGCTGTGCCGGGCCCGCGGGGTGTGGCCGACCTGGTGCACCGGCGTGCGCACCCACCCCTTCGCCGCCCACGCCTGGGTCGAGGCCGACGGCCGGCTGATCGGCGAGCCGCACCCCCCGGGCTACTACAAGCCGCTGCTGACCGTCCCGCCCGAGGAGGCCGCCGTCCGATGA
- a CDS encoding argininosuccinate synthase-related protein: MAPPPIRSFSQLDLLDPARPVVTLFSGGLDSSYLLLKLRERGIRDVHAVSVDIGEDESTGYKRQVAQALGAELHVLDKREEFADRYVAKAIAAQAVYLGIHPVSSTLSRPLIARAAVELAGRLGAQAVLHTANRSQNTLRRLNGALELLGYDGPYGSPYDLSPVDRDRKHEELAAAGVDLLVGRLVSGDSNLWCREFESGILDDPEDHAVPEEMYRWSTVRADTAPSRLTVTFEAGLPVAVDGRPLPLTGLIAELNERAGAYGLGRYSGLEHLDHGEKVLEIREMPAASLLLRSYRHVESACLGAELIREKQQLEQIWVREALEGRWFGELRLATQHFIDACAARTSGAVTWELRPGGAETRAITAPRPRYLRDREGWEARAIALEAAAHTPVPAPAAAPVLV, encoded by the coding sequence ATGGCACCACCGCCCATCCGCTCGTTCTCGCAGCTCGACCTGCTCGACCCCGCCCGCCCCGTGGTGACGCTCTTCAGCGGCGGCCTCGACAGCTCGTACCTGCTCCTCAAGCTGCGGGAGCGGGGCATCCGCGACGTGCACGCCGTCAGCGTCGACATCGGCGAGGACGAGTCCACCGGCTACAAACGCCAGGTGGCCCAGGCGCTCGGCGCCGAGCTGCATGTGCTGGACAAACGCGAGGAGTTCGCCGACCGGTACGTGGCCAAGGCCATCGCCGCGCAGGCCGTCTACCTCGGCATCCACCCGGTGAGCTCCACCCTCAGCCGCCCGCTGATCGCCCGGGCGGCCGTGGAGCTGGCCGGCCGGCTCGGTGCCCAGGCCGTCCTGCACACCGCCAACCGCTCGCAGAACACCCTGCGCCGCCTCAACGGCGCGCTGGAGCTGCTCGGTTACGACGGCCCCTACGGCAGCCCGTACGACCTCAGCCCCGTCGACCGGGACCGCAAGCACGAGGAGCTGGCGGCGGCCGGCGTCGATCTGCTCGTCGGCCGGCTGGTCAGCGGCGACTCCAACCTGTGGTGCCGGGAGTTCGAGTCCGGCATCCTCGACGACCCCGAGGACCACGCGGTCCCCGAGGAGATGTACCGCTGGAGCACGGTCCGCGCGGACACCGCGCCGAGCAGGCTCACCGTCACCTTCGAGGCGGGCCTGCCGGTCGCCGTGGACGGCCGGCCGCTGCCGCTGACCGGATTGATCGCCGAGCTCAACGAGCGGGCCGGCGCCTACGGCCTGGGCCGCTACTCCGGGCTGGAGCACCTGGACCACGGGGAGAAGGTGCTCGAAATCCGGGAGATGCCCGCCGCGTCGCTGCTCCTGCGGTCCTACCGGCACGTCGAGAGCGCCTGCCTCGGCGCCGAGCTGATCCGGGAGAAGCAGCAGCTGGAGCAGATCTGGGTCCGCGAGGCCCTGGAAGGGCGCTGGTTCGGTGAACTGCGCCTCGCCACCCAGCACTTCATCGACGCCTGCGCGGCCCGCACCAGCGGCGCGGTGACCTGGGAGCTGCGGCCGGGCGGCGCGGAGACCCGCGCCATCACCGCACCGCGCCCCCGCTACCTGCGCGACCGCGAGGGATGGGAGGCGCGCGCCATCGCCCTGGAGGCCGCCGCGCACACCCCGGTCCCGGCCCCCGCCGCCGCGCCCGTCCTCGTCTGA
- a CDS encoding 2OG-Fe dioxygenase family protein, translated as MNNRTSAPLAPTAPASAVRALAGPGGHLMPARELSALLGVGPADWARFGAHWDALTLDTHMADGGTYRFRRYGQFDVDAATGTLTRLPHAPYLQESTINPLNGGVERHFDPLTDEFAADPLLRALLLAMAAVFTAVDDTTDWNVKLHPYRITAGDDQTGQPAPEGRHRDGVTFITSLMINRVNVAGGESAVFTDSGEELLTTTLTDPGDLLLGDDRRTLHSVTPLHPLDATAPAHRDVLVVAFTAR; from the coding sequence GTGAACAACCGCACTTCCGCCCCGCTCGCCCCCACCGCCCCCGCTTCCGCCGTCCGCGCGCTGGCCGGCCCCGGCGGCCACCTCATGCCGGCGCGGGAACTGTCCGCGCTGCTGGGCGTGGGCCCGGCCGACTGGGCCCGCTTCGGCGCCCATTGGGACGCGCTCACCCTGGACACGCACATGGCCGACGGCGGCACCTACCGCTTCCGCCGCTACGGCCAGTTCGACGTGGACGCCGCGACGGGCACCCTCACCCGGCTGCCGCACGCGCCGTACCTCCAGGAGAGCACCATCAACCCGCTCAACGGCGGCGTCGAGCGGCACTTCGACCCGCTGACGGACGAGTTCGCGGCCGACCCCCTGCTGCGTGCGCTGCTGCTCGCCATGGCCGCCGTGTTCACCGCCGTCGACGACACCACCGACTGGAACGTCAAGCTGCACCCGTACCGGATCACGGCGGGCGACGACCAGACCGGACAGCCCGCGCCCGAGGGCCGGCACCGCGACGGGGTCACCTTCATCACCTCGCTCATGATCAACCGGGTCAATGTGGCGGGCGGGGAGAGCGCCGTGTTCACCGACTCCGGCGAGGAGTTGCTCACCACCACTCTCACCGACCCCGGCGACCTGCTGCTCGGGGACGACCGCCGCACCCTGCACTCCGTCACCCCGCTGCACCCGCTGGACGCGACGGCTCCGGCGCACCGGGATGTCCTGGTGGTCGCCTTCACCGCCCGCTGA